One uncultured Gellertiella sp. genomic window carries:
- a CDS encoding DUF2793 domain-containing protein encodes MPTPNLGLPTLAQGQAQKEIAHNDALLRLDALVQTSVKSRALATPPGSPANGDRWIVPSGATGVWAGQTDKIAFWREGAWAFFVPVVGWRAHVEDERLTVVWTDGAWRDRIVGTANGGAIRLVALEQELTLTGAFVDATTAVIADRMIVLAVASRTTQAITGATSYGVGIAGNTSQFGGSLGIALGSNNIGVIGPSAFYANTPIRVTAAGGNFTGGKVRVVLYALAFTAPTS; translated from the coding sequence ATGCCGACGCCGAATCTCGGCCTGCCCACGCTCGCGCAAGGGCAGGCGCAGAAGGAGATTGCCCATAACGACGCGCTGCTCCGCCTCGACGCGCTTGTGCAAACCAGCGTCAAGAGCCGGGCGCTGGCAACGCCGCCGGGAAGCCCGGCCAATGGTGATCGCTGGATCGTGCCATCCGGCGCAACCGGCGTCTGGGCGGGCCAGACCGACAAGATCGCCTTCTGGCGCGAGGGCGCATGGGCCTTCTTTGTGCCCGTCGTCGGCTGGCGCGCCCATGTCGAGGACGAGCGCCTTACCGTCGTCTGGACCGATGGCGCATGGCGCGACCGGATCGTGGGCACAGCCAATGGCGGTGCGATCCGGCTTGTGGCGCTTGAGCAGGAACTGACGCTCACCGGCGCCTTCGTCGATGCCACGACCGCCGTGATTGCCGACCGCATGATCGTGCTCGCGGTCGCCTCGCGCACCACGCAGGCGATCACAGGCGCGACCTCCTACGGCGTCGGTATAGCCGGCAACACCAGCCAATTCGGTGGTTCGCTCGGTATCGCGCTCGGCTCGAACAACATCGGCGTGATTGGGCCGTCCGCCTTCTACGCCAACACGCCGATCCGCGTCACCGCGGCCGGCGGCAACTTCACCGGCGGCAAGGTGCGCGTCGTGCTCTACGCGCTCGCCTTCACCGCGCCGACCTCGTGA
- a CDS encoding TIGR02594 family protein, with protein MLPAQYRWLEAEPGPRMIIEALKQYGTLEAPGATDNPKIIGWQDELEAAGLGRVYAGVYRHDAIPWCGLFMAIVALRANIERRPERNPPRLYLAALEWAAFGTSVPKGAAALGDLLVFKRKGGGHVGLYVGHDASAFHVLGGNQSDRVSITRLSRNRIVAVRRPVYRAQPVNVRPIPLGSRAEASPSTRPDPTQPRSYP; from the coding sequence ATGCTGCCTGCCCAATACCGATGGCTCGAAGCCGAGCCCGGCCCGCGCATGATCATCGAAGCGCTGAAGCAATACGGCACGCTCGAAGCGCCAGGCGCTACCGACAATCCGAAGATCATCGGCTGGCAAGACGAACTCGAAGCCGCCGGTCTCGGGCGCGTCTATGCCGGCGTCTATCGGCACGACGCGATCCCGTGGTGCGGCCTGTTCATGGCGATTGTCGCCCTCCGCGCGAACATCGAACGCCGCCCGGAACGCAATCCACCGCGCCTCTATCTGGCAGCGCTCGAATGGGCGGCGTTCGGCACGTCGGTTCCGAAGGGCGCTGCGGCGCTTGGCGACTTGCTCGTCTTCAAGCGCAAAGGCGGTGGGCATGTCGGCCTCTATGTCGGCCACGACGCTTCGGCCTTCCATGTTCTCGGCGGCAATCAATCCGATCGCGTCTCGATCACGCGGCTGTCGCGCAACCGGATCGTGGCGGTGCGCCGCCCGGTCTATCGCGCGCAGCCCGTGAACGTCCGCCCGATCCCTCTCGGCTCACGAGCGGAAGCCTCTCCGTCAACGAGGCCTGATCCAACCCAACCAAGGAGTTACCCATGA
- a CDS encoding type II toxin-antitoxin system Phd/YefM family antitoxin → MGLDSIKGHAMQTMSAKDAKDGFGRLIDLARMEPVTVEKHGRPVVVVMAVEEYERLRESAGGPAPSVKPSAETAKRRKGLKQA, encoded by the coding sequence ATGGGCCTTGATTCGATCAAAGGCCACGCCATGCAAACAATGTCGGCGAAGGACGCGAAGGATGGCTTCGGCCGTCTTATCGATCTTGCGCGAATGGAGCCGGTCACCGTTGAAAAGCACGGTCGTCCGGTCGTCGTGGTCATGGCCGTTGAGGAGTATGAGCGATTGCGCGAGAGCGCTGGTGGTCCGGCACCCTCGGTCAAACCGAGCGCGGAAACGGCCAAAAGGCGCAAGGGATTGAAGCAGGCATGA
- a CDS encoding class I SAM-dependent DNA methyltransferase, translating to MSNGDLNWITNFIWGIADDALRDLYVRGKYRDVILPMMVLRRLDAVLEPTKAAVLSMKDNLDKAGITNQDAALRQAAGQAFYNTSRFNLRDLRNRASQSQLKADFEAFLDGFSPNVQEILDNFEFRNQLPKLSKADVLGTLIEKFLDSSINLGPKPVLNGDGSVKHPGLDNHAMGTIFEELVRRFNEANNEEAGEHWTPRDAVKLMAKLIFVPIADQIQSGTYLLYDGACGTGGMLTVAEETLNELAEQHGKQVSTHLFGQEINGETYAIAKADLLLKGEGEEADNIVGGPEWSTLANDAFPSKEFDFMLSNPPYGKSWKSDQERMGGKAGMRDPRFVIEHAGDAEYSLVTRSSDGQMLFLANMLSKMKHNTPLGSRIAEVHNGSSLFTGDAGSGESNVRRWIIDNDWLEAIVALPLNMFYNTGIATYVWVLSNRKPGHRRGKVQLIDATAWFRPLRKNLGKKNCELADADIERILQDFIAFEDTEQSRIFDNAEFGYSKVTVERPLRARGIDAARAYAPKEIKALKEDGRIAKDGAPVIRRIHKPGKVEADPLRGLFPLTIEGKRCVVEYEPDSDLRDTETVPLKEPGGIEAFIRREVLPHAPDAWIDEAKTTIGYEVSFTRYFYKPQPLRPLDAIRADILALERETDGLMADIIGAAR from the coding sequence ATGAGTAACGGCGACCTCAACTGGATCACAAACTTCATATGGGGCATCGCCGATGATGCCCTGCGCGATCTCTATGTGCGCGGCAAATATCGTGATGTTATCCTGCCGATGATGGTATTGCGCCGTCTCGATGCGGTGCTGGAGCCAACAAAAGCTGCCGTCCTTTCGATGAAGGACAACCTCGACAAGGCGGGTATCACCAATCAGGACGCGGCGCTTCGCCAAGCGGCGGGACAGGCCTTCTACAACACGTCGCGGTTTAATTTGCGCGATCTTCGCAATCGCGCGTCGCAATCCCAGCTGAAGGCTGATTTCGAGGCCTTCCTCGATGGCTTCTCGCCGAACGTTCAAGAGATCCTCGACAACTTCGAGTTCCGCAATCAGCTTCCGAAGCTGTCCAAGGCCGACGTGCTTGGAACTCTGATCGAGAAGTTCCTCGATAGCTCGATCAATCTCGGCCCGAAGCCGGTGCTGAACGGCGACGGCTCGGTAAAGCATCCAGGTCTCGACAACCATGCGATGGGGACGATCTTCGAGGAGCTGGTTCGCCGGTTCAACGAAGCAAACAACGAGGAAGCGGGCGAACACTGGACGCCGCGCGACGCCGTGAAGCTCATGGCGAAGCTGATCTTCGTGCCGATCGCCGATCAGATTCAATCCGGCACTTACCTGCTATATGACGGCGCCTGCGGCACCGGCGGCATGTTGACGGTCGCCGAAGAAACGCTGAACGAACTCGCCGAACAGCACGGCAAGCAAGTCTCCACTCACCTCTTCGGACAGGAGATCAACGGCGAGACCTACGCCATCGCCAAGGCCGATCTGCTACTGAAGGGCGAAGGCGAAGAGGCCGACAACATCGTCGGCGGACCGGAATGGTCGACGCTGGCGAACGACGCCTTTCCGTCGAAGGAATTCGACTTCATGCTGTCGAATCCGCCCTATGGGAAGAGCTGGAAATCCGATCAGGAGCGCATGGGCGGCAAGGCCGGCATGCGCGATCCGCGCTTCGTGATCGAGCACGCGGGCGATGCCGAATATAGCCTCGTCACGCGATCCAGCGACGGGCAGATGCTGTTCCTGGCGAACATGCTGTCGAAGATGAAGCACAACACGCCGCTCGGTTCGCGCATTGCCGAGGTTCACAACGGCTCGTCGCTGTTCACCGGCGATGCGGGCTCCGGCGAAAGCAATGTGCGGCGCTGGATCATCGACAACGACTGGTTGGAAGCCATCGTCGCCCTGCCGCTCAACATGTTCTACAACACCGGCATCGCCACATACGTCTGGGTTCTGTCGAACCGCAAGCCGGGCCACCGGCGCGGCAAGGTGCAATTGATTGACGCGACCGCGTGGTTCCGGCCGCTGCGCAAGAACTTGGGCAAAAAGAATTGCGAACTCGCCGACGCCGATATCGAGCGCATTCTGCAAGACTTCATCGCCTTCGAAGATACCGAGCAATCTCGCATCTTCGACAATGCCGAGTTCGGTTATTCAAAGGTCACCGTCGAACGGCCCTTGCGTGCGCGCGGAATCGATGCCGCCCGCGCCTATGCGCCCAAGGAAATCAAAGCGCTGAAGGAGGATGGCCGGATCGCCAAGGATGGTGCGCCGGTCATCCGCCGCATTCACAAGCCGGGCAAGGTTGAGGCTGATCCATTACGCGGGCTGTTCCCGCTGACGATCGAAGGCAAGCGCTGCGTGGTCGAATACGAGCCCGACAGCGACTTGCGCGACACCGAGACAGTGCCGTTGAAGGAACCGGGCGGCATCGAGGCCTTCATCCGCCGCGAGGTGCTGCCGCACGCGCCCGACGCCTGGATCGACGAAGCCAAGACCACCATCGGGTATGAAGTCAGCTTCACCCGCTATTTCTACAAGCCGCAGCCGCTGCGCCCGCTGGACGCCATCCGCGCCGATATTCTTGCGCTCGAGCGTGAAACCGACGGTCTGATGGCCGATATCATCGGGGCGGCGCGATGA
- a CDS encoding restriction endonuclease subunit S: MIDGLRPYAEMRPSGVEWLPALPQGWEIHRAKYSFKEADDRSDAGSEELLSVSHKTGVTPRSQKNITMFMAESYEGHKVCRPGDVVVNTMWAWMAAIGVSRHVGIVSPAYGIYRPRVADRFEPKFLDYLLRTEVYRAEYLRSSRGVTTSRLRLYPPDFLNIPFVQPPLDEQRLIVRFLDWHGAQTAKLIRAKKKIIALLNEQKQAIIHRAVTRGLDPNVRLKPSGVPWVAEIPAHWQMLSNRAFLKKRKLLVGAAHNEFQLLSLTKQGVIVRDVESGKGKFSADMGTSQVVNVGDIIFCLFDIPETPRTVGLSRHEGMITGAYTVFSFSGDVDPNYVELFYIAMDDRKLLGPLYTGLRNTIAPSRFVGIKTPTPPMPEQSSIVEAVQIATAEMNTTISKIENEVSLILEFRTRLIADVVTGKLDVRAAAASLPETVELEPIDDLVEGDDLDEAVDDAENEEVAA, encoded by the coding sequence ATGATCGATGGCCTGCGCCCTTATGCAGAGATGAGGCCGAGCGGAGTCGAATGGCTTCCTGCTTTGCCTCAGGGCTGGGAGATCCACAGAGCGAAGTATTCTTTCAAGGAGGCTGATGACCGTTCGGACGCAGGCAGCGAAGAACTGCTTTCCGTGTCCCACAAAACGGGCGTCACGCCACGCAGCCAGAAGAATATCACAATGTTCATGGCCGAAAGCTATGAAGGACACAAAGTCTGCCGTCCTGGCGATGTCGTCGTGAATACGATGTGGGCATGGATGGCGGCAATTGGCGTTAGTCGTCATGTCGGCATAGTGAGCCCGGCGTATGGCATCTATCGCCCACGAGTTGCCGACAGGTTTGAGCCAAAGTTTCTCGACTATTTGCTTCGCACCGAAGTCTACCGCGCTGAATATCTGCGGAGTTCACGAGGCGTCACAACGTCGCGGCTCAGGCTCTATCCGCCTGACTTTCTCAACATACCGTTCGTGCAGCCGCCACTCGATGAGCAGCGGCTGATCGTGCGGTTTCTGGATTGGCACGGGGCGCAGACGGCAAAGCTGATCCGTGCGAAGAAGAAGATCATCGCGCTTCTGAACGAGCAAAAGCAGGCAATCATCCACCGCGCCGTCACCCGCGGCCTCGATCCTAACGTCCGCCTCAAACCCTCCGGGGTTCCGTGGGTGGCTGAAATACCTGCGCATTGGCAAATGCTTTCAAATCGCGCCTTCCTCAAAAAGCGAAAGTTGCTAGTCGGCGCAGCGCATAACGAATTTCAGCTGCTTTCGCTTACCAAGCAGGGTGTAATTGTTCGCGATGTTGAGAGCGGCAAGGGAAAATTCTCTGCTGACATGGGGACGTCACAGGTCGTCAATGTCGGTGACATTATTTTTTGCCTGTTCGATATTCCAGAGACACCGAGAACGGTTGGCCTCTCTCGCCATGAAGGAATGATAACAGGTGCGTATACAGTCTTTTCTTTCAGTGGAGACGTCGATCCCAATTATGTTGAGCTTTTCTACATCGCTATGGATGACAGAAAATTGCTTGGCCCTCTCTACACGGGATTGAGAAACACGATAGCGCCGTCCCGCTTCGTCGGTATCAAAACACCTACTCCGCCTATGCCGGAACAGAGTTCAATCGTTGAAGCAGTTCAAATCGCTACTGCGGAAATGAACACCACAATCTCAAAAATTGAGAACGAGGTTTCATTGATTTTGGAATTCCGCACGCGCCTGATCGCCGATGTCGTTACCGGCAAGCTTGATGTCCGCGCCGCTGCGGCCAGCCTTCCCGAAACCGTCGAACTTGAACCCATCGACGATCTGGTCGAGGGCGATGATCTCGACGAAGCCGTTGACGATGCCGAGAACGAGGAGGTCGCCGCCTGA
- a CDS encoding type I restriction endonuclease subunit R, which translates to MKTDTSEKGLEALIVAGMTGHTSAPTGSGFSEEPEPFVGLHNWLLGNPKDYDRAWTVDLVQLRAFIGATQPHLVEAFDLDNDSPTRQKFLARLQGEIGKRGVIDVLRNGVKHGAHDVDLFYGTPSPGNAKAAERFALNRFSVTRQLRYSRDDTAHALDLALFINGLPIATFELKNSLTKQTVEDAVEQYKRDRDPREKLFEFGRCIVHLAVDDAQVKFCTQLKGKASWFLPFNKGWNDGTGNPPNPAGIKTDYLWKDILTPLGLTDIIENYAQIVERKDPKTNRTKRDQLFPRFHQLDVVRKLLADAKAKGAGRRVLVQHSAGSGKSNSIAWLAHQLVRLANGGGQVFDSVIVVTDRRILDQQIRDTIKQFAQVGATVGHAEHSGDLRRFIADGKKIIITTVQKFPFILDDIGAQHKDRRFAIIIDEAHSSQGGKAAAALNAALTGAEDGDEDETVEDKINAIMEQRKMLPNASYFAFTATPKNKTLEIFGEPFPEGDVVKHRPFHSYTMKQAIQEGFILDVLRYYTPVNSYYRLVKTVDADPEFDTKRATKKLRRYVESNDHAIKLKAEIMVDHFHEQVLALNKIGGQARAMVVTSGIERAIQYYQAVSAYLVERKSPYRAIVAFSGEHEFRGVKVTEASLNGFPSKDIVDQIETDPYRFLICADKFQTGYDQPLLHSMYVDKALSGIKAVQTLSRLNRAHPQKHDAFVLDFMNDTETIRASFDTFYRTTILSDETDPNRLHDLKATLDGYQVYDPAQIDQLVSLYLSGADRDQLDPILDACVAAYNDSLDEDGQVDFKGKAKAFARTYAFISSILPYTNAEWEKLSIFLNFLLPKLPAPREEDLSKGILEAIDMDSYRVEKQAAQRVQLSDQDAEIDPVPTDGGGHKAEPELDRLSNIIRSFNDLFGNITWADTDRIRRLIATEIPDKVAANAAYQNAKQNSDKQNARIEHDKALAGVIVGLMKDDTELFKQFSDNPEFKRWLTDTIFSATYDRPTPPAP; encoded by the coding sequence ATGAAAACAGACACCTCGGAAAAGGGCCTCGAGGCCCTAATCGTCGCTGGCATGACGGGCCACACCTCGGCGCCGACCGGTAGCGGATTCTCCGAGGAACCCGAACCATTCGTTGGCCTGCACAATTGGCTGCTCGGCAATCCGAAGGACTACGATCGCGCCTGGACGGTTGATCTTGTGCAACTCCGCGCCTTCATCGGCGCGACCCAACCGCACTTGGTGGAAGCGTTCGATCTCGACAACGACAGCCCCACACGACAGAAATTCCTTGCGCGGCTTCAAGGCGAGATCGGCAAGCGCGGCGTCATCGACGTGCTGCGCAACGGCGTAAAGCATGGCGCGCACGACGTTGACCTGTTCTATGGCACGCCTTCGCCGGGCAACGCCAAGGCCGCCGAACGATTTGCGCTGAACCGGTTCTCGGTCACGCGCCAGCTTCGCTACAGCCGTGACGATACCGCCCATGCGCTCGATCTCGCGCTGTTCATCAACGGCTTGCCGATCGCAACCTTCGAACTGAAGAACAGTCTGACGAAGCAGACGGTCGAAGACGCCGTCGAGCAATATAAGCGCGACAGAGATCCGCGTGAGAAGCTGTTCGAGTTCGGCCGGTGCATCGTGCATCTTGCGGTGGACGACGCGCAGGTGAAGTTCTGCACCCAGCTGAAGGGCAAGGCATCGTGGTTCCTGCCCTTCAACAAGGGCTGGAACGATGGCACCGGCAACCCGCCGAACCCCGCCGGCATCAAGACCGACTATCTCTGGAAGGATATCCTCACGCCGCTCGGCCTGACGGACATCATAGAGAACTATGCCCAGATCGTTGAACGCAAAGACCCGAAGACCAATCGGACAAAGCGGGATCAGCTTTTCCCGCGCTTTCATCAGCTCGACGTGGTGCGCAAGCTCCTTGCCGATGCGAAAGCCAAAGGCGCAGGCCGACGCGTGCTAGTCCAGCATTCGGCGGGATCGGGGAAATCAAATTCAATCGCCTGGTTGGCACACCAGCTCGTGCGGTTGGCGAATGGCGGAGGTCAGGTCTTCGACTCCGTGATCGTCGTCACCGACCGCCGCATTCTCGATCAGCAAATCCGCGATACCATCAAGCAGTTCGCCCAAGTTGGCGCAACCGTCGGGCATGCCGAGCATTCCGGCGATCTTCGCCGCTTCATCGCCGACGGCAAGAAGATCATCATCACCACGGTTCAGAAATTCCCGTTCATCCTTGATGACATCGGCGCCCAGCATAAAGACCGGCGCTTTGCGATCATCATCGACGAAGCGCATTCAAGCCAGGGCGGCAAAGCGGCGGCAGCGTTGAACGCGGCGTTGACCGGCGCGGAAGACGGCGACGAGGACGAAACCGTCGAAGACAAGATCAATGCGATCATGGAGCAACGGAAGATGCTCCCGAACGCGAGCTATTTCGCGTTCACGGCGACGCCGAAGAACAAGACGCTTGAGATATTTGGCGAGCCGTTCCCCGAAGGCGATGTCGTCAAGCACCGCCCCTTCCACAGTTACACGATGAAGCAGGCGATCCAGGAAGGCTTCATTCTGGACGTGCTTCGCTATTACACGCCAGTCAACAGCTACTATCGGCTGGTCAAGACGGTCGATGCCGATCCGGAGTTCGATACGAAGCGCGCAACGAAAAAGCTTCGCCGATATGTCGAGAGCAACGATCACGCGATCAAGCTCAAGGCCGAAATCATGGTCGATCACTTCCACGAGCAAGTGCTCGCGTTGAACAAGATCGGTGGCCAGGCCCGGGCGATGGTGGTGACTTCCGGCATCGAACGCGCGATCCAGTACTATCAGGCGGTGAGCGCCTATCTGGTCGAACGCAAGAGTCCTTATCGTGCAATCGTCGCCTTCTCAGGCGAGCATGAATTCCGCGGCGTGAAAGTCACCGAAGCAAGCCTCAACGGGTTTCCATCGAAGGATATCGTCGATCAGATCGAAACCGATCCATATCGCTTCCTGATTTGCGCCGATAAGTTCCAGACCGGCTACGACCAACCGCTTCTGCATTCGATGTATGTGGACAAGGCCCTATCGGGCATCAAAGCTGTTCAAACGTTGTCACGGCTCAATCGGGCGCACCCTCAAAAGCACGACGCCTTCGTTCTCGATTTCATGAACGATACCGAGACCATCCGAGCGTCGTTCGACACCTTCTATCGCACCACAATCCTGAGTGACGAAACCGATCCGAACCGGCTCCACGATCTCAAGGCCACGCTGGACGGGTATCAGGTCTACGATCCGGCCCAGATTGACCAGCTCGTCAGTTTGTATCTGTCGGGCGCTGATCGCGATCAGCTCGACCCGATCCTCGATGCTTGCGTCGCCGCTTACAACGACAGCCTCGACGAAGATGGCCAGGTTGACTTCAAAGGCAAAGCAAAGGCGTTCGCGCGGACCTACGCCTTTATTTCCTCGATCCTTCCCTACACGAATGCGGAATGGGAAAAGCTCTCGATCTTCCTGAACTTTCTGCTGCCGAAGCTGCCGGCGCCGCGCGAGGAAGACCTGTCAAAGGGGATTCTTGAAGCCATCGACATGGATAGCTACCGGGTCGAAAAGCAGGCCGCGCAAAGGGTGCAACTCTCCGATCAAGACGCGGAGATCGATCCCGTCCCAACCGACGGCGGCGGGCACAAAGCCGAACCTGAACTGGATCGGCTTTCAAACATCATCCGAAGCTTCAACGATCTCTTCGGCAATATCACCTGGGCGGACACGGATCGCATCAGACGCCTGATCGCCACCGAGATCCCGGACAAGGTTGCGGCCAATGCCGCCTATCAGAACGCGAAGCAAAACTCGGACAAGCAGAACGCCCGGATCGAACACGATAAGGCGCTGGCCGGCGTGATCGTCGGGCTGATGAAGGACGACACCGAACTGTTCAAGCAATTCAGCGACAACCCGGAATTCAAGCGCTGGCTTACCGACACGATCTTTTCAGCCACCTACGATCGGCCCACTCCGCCTGCTCCCTGA
- a CDS encoding M23 family metallopeptidase, with protein sequence MTGDRLLKRSLGTMPPILADGRRVPDRREISLRWLAGTFLTGVTSSILMGVALFAALDGRQQLAIPAEAYAKGSAAIRPDTTKQGGRLFAAAIAPRATDRKVLEVSTLVKDGDQEVVRRQPFALVKMSLASSHPGQESYPAFDALSVMSSSSDKEPVAPRTGVLYGSDVESEVSLKTEDFPLGKTRLIFAEPMSRDEIEENVRTNGSVLTDGDSQVAALYYVDPQRFAADNGDVDITTGITAQVVEQNMTTAEPDAVTSQTPEFADDIIPVRHDTEIGDLMQASGYPTDQAAAIEAALVAVRTSPDLAEGDVLRIGLIQKGEKATIIRASIYHDGVHVVSSALDDHGIFVEASEPPPLDAVRSAFDDQALATVSDDDLPKVYDGIYKAALSYGMGQDMTARVIKLLAPTVDFQARLKPSDTLEAFFSINKDSGKADKESDLLFLHAHFGDSDTRLYRYQDPVDNSVDYFNEDGKSLKQFLIRKPVPNGIFKSPFGMRRHPILGYMKMHTGVDWAAPSGSPIIAAGDGVVEKAGWDSGGYGNQTLIRHANGYVSSYNHQSAIAKGVKVGATVHQGQIIGWVGTTGESTGPHLHFEMIVNGTRVDPMRIRLPDGKSLDGPALAKFESERSRIDALLEKDGKSDQVASSNP encoded by the coding sequence ATGACCGGCGACCGGCTGCTGAAACGCTCGCTCGGCACCATGCCGCCAATCCTGGCGGATGGCAGGCGCGTGCCGGACCGGCGCGAGATCTCGCTGCGCTGGCTTGCAGGCACCTTCCTGACGGGCGTTACCAGCAGCATCCTGATGGGTGTTGCCCTGTTTGCGGCCCTTGATGGACGCCAGCAGCTTGCCATTCCCGCGGAAGCCTATGCCAAGGGCTCGGCGGCCATCCGGCCCGACACCACGAAACAGGGGGGACGGCTGTTTGCGGCGGCCATCGCGCCGCGCGCCACGGATCGGAAGGTTCTGGAGGTTTCGACCCTGGTCAAGGACGGCGATCAGGAAGTGGTCCGCCGCCAGCCTTTCGCGCTGGTCAAGATGTCGCTTGCCTCCAGCCACCCGGGCCAGGAATCCTACCCGGCCTTCGATGCCCTCTCGGTGATGTCCTCTTCCTCCGACAAGGAGCCCGTCGCGCCGCGCACCGGCGTGCTCTACGGATCGGATGTCGAATCCGAGGTGAGCCTGAAGACCGAGGATTTTCCGCTTGGCAAGACCCGGCTGATCTTCGCCGAGCCGATGAGCCGCGACGAGATCGAGGAAAATGTCAGGACCAATGGGTCCGTGCTGACCGATGGCGACAGTCAGGTCGCGGCCCTCTATTATGTCGATCCGCAGCGCTTTGCCGCCGACAATGGCGATGTCGACATCACCACCGGCATCACCGCGCAGGTGGTGGAGCAGAACATGACGACGGCGGAACCGGATGCGGTCACCTCACAAACACCGGAATTTGCCGACGACATCATCCCGGTTCGTCACGATACCGAGATCGGTGACCTCATGCAGGCCTCCGGCTATCCGACCGATCAGGCAGCCGCAATCGAGGCGGCACTGGTGGCCGTGCGTACCTCGCCCGATCTTGCCGAAGGCGATGTTCTCCGCATCGGCCTGATCCAGAAGGGCGAGAAGGCAACGATCATCCGGGCCAGCATCTACCATGATGGCGTGCATGTGGTGTCATCGGCACTGGATGACCACGGCATCTTTGTCGAGGCTTCCGAGCCTCCCCCGCTGGATGCGGTCAGGTCTGCCTTTGACGATCAGGCGCTGGCGACGGTATCCGATGACGACCTGCCGAAGGTCTATGACGGAATCTACAAGGCGGCCCTGTCCTATGGCATGGGCCAGGACATGACCGCACGGGTGATCAAGCTCCTGGCCCCCACGGTCGACTTTCAGGCGCGCCTGAAACCTTCCGATACACTGGAAGCCTTCTTTTCCATCAACAAGGACAGCGGCAAGGCCGACAAGGAGTCCGATCTGCTGTTCCTGCACGCCCATTTCGGCGATAGTGATACCCGTCTCTACCGGTATCAGGATCCCGTCGACAACAGCGTTGACTACTTCAACGAAGACGGCAAGAGCCTGAAGCAGTTCCTGATCCGCAAACCCGTTCCCAACGGCATCTTCAAATCGCCCTTCGGGATGCGCCGCCATCCGATACTCGGCTACATGAAGATGCATACCGGTGTCGACTGGGCGGCTCCATCGGGCTCGCCGATCATTGCCGCCGGTGACGGGGTGGTGGAAAAGGCGGGTTGGGATTCCGGCGGTTACGGCAACCAGACCCTCATCCGCCATGCCAACGGCTATGTCAGTTCCTATAACCACCAGTCCGCCATCGCCAAGGGCGTCAAGGTCGGAGCAACCGTGCACCAGGGCCAGATCATCGGCTGGGTGGGGACCACGGGTGAATCCACCGGCCCGCACCTGCATTTCGAGATGATCGTCAACGGCACCAGGGTCGATCCGATGCGCATCCGCCTGCCCGATGGCAAGTCACTGGACGGGCCGGCGCTGGCGAAGTTTGAAAGCGAGCGAAGCCGCATCGATGCGCTGCTCGAAAAGGACGGGAAATCCGACCAGGTCGCCAGCAGCAATCCGTGA